The genomic region ACATCCTTCAATGTTTCGCCGTCATAGACCCGCATCTTGGAATAGAGGTTGGAGTTTTCATGTTCCTGCAGCCGCGAAAGGACAGAAAACTGTGCCAGCATTTTAAGGGTGCCCGGCGCGCAGGATCCGTGTTCAAGCTCTGATCCTTGCAACAGCTTGTCGTAAATCATCGTTTCTTCGGTGACGCGCAGGCAATAGGGGACCTTGATCACGGAAATACGGTCAATGAAGGCCTCGTTGTTTTTGTTGGCCTTGAATGTCTGCCACTCTGCCTCGTTCGAGTGGGCAAGGATCAACCCCTGGAATGGGATGGCGCCAAGGTTTTCCGTGCCGATATAGTTGCTTTCCTGTGTGGCGGTCAGCAACGGGTGCAGCATCTTGATCGGCGCCTTGAACATCTCGACAAATTCAAGAATGCCCTGGTTGGCGCGGTTCAAACCACCGGAATAGCTATAGGCATCCGGGTCATTCTGGCTGAAATATTCAAGCTTGCGGATATCGACCTTACCAACAAGCGATGAGATATCCTGGTTGTTCTCATCACCCGGTTCGGTCTTGGCAATCGCAATTTGGCGCAGGCGTGACGGGATCAGTTTAACGACCGAGAATTTGGTCAGGTCCCCGCCAAACTCATCAAGGCGCTTGACTGCCCATGGCGACATAAGTCCCGTGAGGCGACGTTTGGGAATGCCGTACTTGTCTTCAATCGCATCGCCCATCTTGGCCGGGTTAAACAAGCCAAGCGGGCTTTCAAACACCGGGCTGATTTCATCGCCGGCCTTCAGAACGTAAATCGGTTCACGTTCCATCAGCTCTTTCAGCCGTTCGGCAAGGGAACTTTTACCCCCGCCAACCGGGCCGAGAAGATAAAGAACCTGTTTTCGTTCTTCCAAACCCTGGGCGGCATATTTGAAGAAACCGACAATGCGCTCGATGGTTTCTTCCATGCCAAAGAAATCTTCAAAGGCGGGATAACGTTTGATGGTTCGGTTCAGGAAAATGCGGCCAAGTCGGGAATCTGTCGAGGTATCGATCAGTTCCGGCTCACCAATCGCTTTGATCATGCGTTCAGCGGCAGAGGCATAGGCACTTGGGTCTTCGCGACACAAATTAAGATAATCGCGGATGGTCAGTTCAGTTTCCTGCTTTCCGTCATAGCCTTCCGCATACAGCTCGAAGATATCCTTCTCAGCCATGGCGCGGTCTCCTTTCAAACGTTATCGCACTGTCAAACTTACGTTTCCTGTCTCAATCCTGTTTTTGCGCAATTTTTGCGTTTTGCTTTTGCACGGGACGAACCCGATCCTGATCTGGTGGCGTCGGCAGGTCTCCTGTGAAGGGACTCCGCCAGACGGTCATGAATTAACAAATGGCGTTCGCGGTTAATCTCTGGCGGATCATGCCAAACGTGTGAAAATTCGATTGTGCAGTTGCGGCGTCAGCGCCGTAGTGCAGTCTTGATCAGACTCTTTTTGGGTCCCGTTGCGGCGACCAACAAACCGACCATCAATGTGTCGGGGCAGGCTTCTGTCGAATGAATTTCAAAGTGACCTTTGAGCCTGCCGAGGCAATTTGCCCTGTTATTCAGACGTGGGAATAACGAACTGATTTCGCAAGACGATACTTCTGTCGAACATCGTAAAATCGTGTGTTCATGTTCACATGTAAGTGACCGCTCGTCCAGCTTTGATGCCGCTTTCATTCCCACAGCCTTGCACAAAAATATTTTGCATTTGCAAAATCCGCAAGCCGACAGCTATCACAGGTGGGCAGGATCGGGCCGCAAAAGCCACCAAAGGACTTCATAATGAGCGACGAAACCGTACAGTTTATCGAACCACACGAACTTGATCGACTGATCGGCGAAGAAGCCGTCACCATTATTGATGTCCGCGAGGCCGAAGAATTTGCAACCGGCCATATTGAAACCGCGATCAATATCCCGACCTCAAACTTCGATATCCCGGCCCTGGTCGATCTGACCGATGAAAGCGATACGGATCTGGTTTTTGTCTGTGCCGTCGGTCAGCGTTCCTTTGGGGCAGCCAATGCTGTTCTGCCCCATGTCGATTGCTCCGTCAGTAACCTTAAAGGCGGCATTCAAAGCTGGACCCGTGCGGGCTTTGACCTTGAAAATGGCAAATAATCCCGACCTTCTTTGACGGGGCAGGGGCCGGAATGTGATCGCGTACTCGACTGCGCGCGGTGGTCGACTTCACGCCACCATCAGTTGGCATTGGGCGTTACCAATACGCCAGCCGCAAGGCATTCAAAGGCGGCAATTGCCTTGCCAAGGGTATCTTTCGGATCATCGCTGGCCGCGACCCAAAGGGCGGCATTCAACGCGACCCCGTTTAGCAACCTTGCCAAGGCTTCAATATCGACCGGTTTGATCGCACCCTGATCGGCCAGTTCCGTCAGGGTTGCGATTGTCGCCTGCAAGCAGCGGTTTTGGCTGGGCCACTGTGATGGATCGCCCAGAAAGGCCGGACCATCGCGCAAAACGATCCGCTGTATTTCGGGATCAAGGGCCAGTTCGATATATGTCCTGCCCTCGGCCATCAAACCGTTCCAGCCTCCGCCTGCGGCATCCCCCGCATCCTTGGCCTGTTGTGCCATGGCGGAGTCTATTTCATCGACCACAGCGGCCAGCAGCCCGCGCTTGTCCCCAAAATTGTGATACAGCGCCCCGCGCGTAAGTCCCGCACTTGCGGTGAGCTCGTCCATTGAGGCTTCCGCATATCCCTTTTCGGCAAAGGCCTTGCGTCCCGCTTTGATCAATTTGATACGGGTTTCTTCCATTTTTTCAGCGCGCGTTTTGGCAGTCATCGGGCACTCCAATTTAACATACGTGACGTATGCGAATTGACATACGCTGCGTATGTGAATATATCTGCTTCACATACGCAGCGTATCTGAACTGAATTCGAAATACCACAGATACCGAATTTTACTCGAACAAGGAGGTCTTCATGGCCCTCTCAAACCAAGCCGTCTTTCCGCCAAACCGCCATGCGCTTTATGACGCGCATGGCTATTCCCCGGCCATCAAGTCCGGCGATCTGTTATTTGTGTCTGGCCAGGTCGGCAGTCGCGAAGACGGATCCCCGGAACCTGAATTCAAACAGCAGGTCGAACGCGCATTCGATAACCTCAAGGCGATCCTTGCGGCCGCTGGATGCAGCTTTGATGACATCATTGACGTGACGACCTTTCACACCGATCCGGAAAACCAGTTTGAAGACATCATGGAAGTGAAGGGCGCGATCTTTGATCAGGCGCCTTACCCGAACTGGACGGCCGTCGGGGTTAACTGGCTTGCCGGTTTTGATTTCGAGATCAAGGTGATTGCGCGCATCCCGACAGGCATTGCCTGATCCGTTGTAATGCTTCGAACTCATGACGAACCGGCCCTGCAAAGAAAGCGGGGTCGGTTTTTTCATCTTGACGATTTCTCATAAATGGAAAAATATCCCAAATAAGAGATTAAAGGACGTTGCCATGGATGAGATTGAAACAAGACTGGCCCAACGGTTGGCCGCCTTGCGCGCCGAACGGGGCTGGTCGCTTGATGAACTTGCGCAAAAAAGTGCGGTCAGTCGCGCTAGCTTGTCGCGGATCGAAAAGGGCGAGGTCAGCCCGACCGCCAATGTGCTGGGAAAGCTGTGCGTTGCTTTTGGCGTCACCCTGTCGCGCCTGATGCAGATGGTCGAAGACGATTTTGTTCCACTGGTCGTCCGTGCCGATCAGGAAGTCTGGACCGATCCCGATACTGGCTATCAAAGACGGCTGGTTTCCCCGACATCCAAACAGTTATCGGGCGAGGTGATCGAAGTCGAAATCGGCCCCAGCCAGCGCATTGAATATGACGGCTCCCCGCGTGACGGGCTTGAACATCATCTGGTGATGCTGTCTGGCGCGCTTTCGATGGAAGTCGATGGCCAAACCCATCATCTGATGGCGGGCGATTGCCTGCGCTATCAATTGCGCGGTGGCAATGTGTTTCAAACGTCTCGCGATCAGGGTGCGAAATATCACCTGTTTATCATCGACTAAGCGAAAGAACCGTTATGCCATCGACGACGCGCACCACCCCCGATCTCGACATCGTCACTCTTGATGCTGATGGCGTCACAGCGCGCCTTGATCAGTTCGCCGACATGCTGCACGCCTGCGTCCATGATGGGGCCAGCATCGGCTTTATCGAACCCTTCCCGATGCACGAGGCCGAAGCCTTCTGGCGCGATAAAACCATCCCGGCACTTAAGAGCGGAAAACGGGTCCTGTTTGCCGCCCTTGATCAGGATCGCGTGGTTGGCACGGTCCAGCTTGATTATGACACCATGCCCAATCAGGCCCATCGCGGCGATATCAGCAAACTGATGGTGCGCCCAGACTGTCGTCGGCGTGGCATTGCCCGGCTGTTGATGCAGGCGGCCGAAAACCGCGCACGTGAACTTGGGCGAACCTTGCTGACCCTTGATACCCGAACTGGCGATAGCGCCGAGATCCTCTATACCTCACTCGGGTTCGAGACCACCGGCGTCATCCCGGACTTTGCCCGCGATCCAGACTCCGAAAAGCTCAGCGGCACCACTGTGATGTATAAGCGCATTAACAGATAGTGTTCTGAAACGGCTTGCGATTCCCGGTTTTGTATTCAGAACGATCATTCTGGCATGCCAGGCCGGGAACATAGACATTTCCATCGCAAATTATTTCAATACCGCAGTGCCGTTATCAAAGCTGTGCTTCTCGTCTGTATGTCTTCATCTTGCTGAGTTCCGGTCTTATGTGCGCTGCACTAGTGATAGCCCGGTCAGGGTTTCGCCGTAGTCAAAACATGTTGAATACCGCCGAAAAATGGGCGCATCCTTGCCGTCCTGAATAAAGAAACAGAATAAAAGTTCTCGGAGGACGTCCATCATGAAAAAATTTGCCCTTGCTGCCGCACTGATGGCAGCCGTCGGATTTTCCGGCACGGTTCAGGCCGCAGACCTGACACTGCGTATATCCCTGCAATTGCCGATGAAAAGCCACCTCGGTCAGAACCTTCTGATGTTCAAGAACGAGGTCGAGGAAGAATCAAACGGCGATATCGAAGTTCAGATCTACGATTCCGCTCAGCTTTACAAGGACAAGGAAGTTCCTGCGGCGGTGGGATCTGGCGCGATTGAAATGGGTGTCGCGTCATTGACCCGTTACGTCGGTGATGTCCCGGCGGTTGATATCTTCTATCAGCCGTTCCTGCTCGATACCGAAGAAAAGGTCCGTAAGGCCGTTTCGCCGGATTCCCCGGTACGTGCGCCGCTGGATAAAGCCATTGCTGAAACCGGTTCGACGGTTCTGTGGTGGCAGGCTTACGGCGGGTCGATCATGCTGTCGAACGGTGGCCCGATCAAAGGCCCGGACGGTCTGAAAGGCCAGAAAGTCCGCGTGTTCTCGAAAACCCAGGGTGATTTCATCTCCGCTGCTGGTGGGGCACCGACCCTGATTTCAGGCTCCGAGCAGTATATCGCCTATCAGCGTGGCACGGTTGATGTCGGCATGACCGGCATGTCGGGTGTGAAATCCCGTCAACTTTGGGAAGTCATGGACACCGTCACCACCACCAACGATGCCGATATCGAATTCATCGTCGTTGTGAATACCGACTTCTGGAACGGTTTGACCGATGCGCAGCGTGACATCATTTCAACCGCGGCCATCAATGCCGAGAACGATGTGCGTGATCGCATGTCGACGATCGAGGCAGAGGCCTTTGCCGAAGCCAAAGCCAACGGCATGACCATTTACACCCCGACGGCCGACGAAATGGCTGCATGGCGCGAAGCTGCCAAACCGGTTTACGAGGCATTCCTTGCCAATACCGGTGATCTTGGCAAACAGGTCTTCGAGGCCGCCCAGAAGTTCTAAGGATTTAACGTCACCGGTCGGGTGCCATGTGCCATGCGCTGCATGATTGTGCTTGGACGCCGACCGGGGCGTATTTTGATTTGTTGTCATCACCGCGCATATTCGGGCCAATGCCCATAATGTGTGGTGATGACGCCCCGTTTTCCAACATGCACTGTTTAAATCATGTTTGATCGATTGACGCTTATTATTGCGTGGGTCGCGGCCATCCTGTTTGTGCTTGCCGGCTGCATGCTGACCTACGAAGTGCTGGCACGGTATTTCTTCGTGCACCCGACCATCTGGGCGGCCGAGCTTTCCCAACTGTGTCTGATCTGGGGATCGCTTTTGGGGATGCCCTGGGCACTGGCCGCACGCCGCCATATTTCGGTGGATGCCATCACCCGTCTTCTCGCGCCCAAGGTCCACCGCCTTGTCGAAATTATCGCCATGGCCTGCATTCTGGCCTTTTCGGTGATGGTGACGATCAAGGGCTGGGAAATCTTTTATGAAAGCTTTGAGCGCGGCCGCACCAGCGGCACGATGCTTGATCTTCCGGCATGGGTTGCCGAACTGCCGGTCGCCATCGGCTTTGCGCTGCTTGCCATTCAGGCGGTGATCGAGATTATCGGGCTTGCACGCGGCAAGGATATTCCGAAAGGGGCGCACGAATGACCATCGTCCTGACCCTTGCTGCGATGTTCGCATTGCTTTTGATGCGTGTCCCGGTTGCCTTCGCACTCGGCGGGCTTGGCCTTGCCATGCTGATCCTTGGCGGCTTTTCGCCCTTGATGGCACCACAGGCGGTTCTGTCTACGCTTGATGGCTTTATCCTGCTGGCCGTGCCGCTGTTCCTTTTGATGTCAAACATCCTGCTGCGTGCCGGTGTCGGCAATGACCTGTTTGCCGCTGTCAGTGCCTGGGTCGGCCATTGGCCGGGCGGTCTTGCGGTGGCGACCATTCTGTCTTGTGGCGTGTTTGCCGCGATTTCCGGGTCCTCGGTTGCGACGGCGGCGACCATCGGCACGGTTGCCATCCCGGAAATGATCAATCGTGGCTACAACAAGCGGTTTGTTTATGGATTGCTGGCCGCGGGCGGTACCCTTGGCATTCTGATCCCGCCATCGATCCCGATGATCATTTATGGATTTGTTACCGAAGAATCGGTGATCTCGCTGTTTTTGGCCGGGATCGGACCGGGCATAGCGCTTCTGGTGTTCTTTATCATATTTTCGATGATTTATGCCCGTATGGGCGGGCAGGAACTTGAACCGAAAAAAGACTGGGCCGAACGCAAACGCGCTACCATCCGCGCACTGCCATCGGTTGTTCTGGCCGTGCTGATCATATCGGGCATTTATTCAGGGGCCTTCACCCCGACCGAGGCTGCGGCCATCGGCTTTGCCGCCGCCCTGATCATCACCGGCCCGATCATGCGGGTTTTGACCTGGGATGCGCTGAAAAAGGCGGTGTTTGATTCCATGGCAACCACGGTTGCGATCATTCTGATCATTGCCGGGGCCAAGGTCTTTGGCAAGGCGATCACGCTCTATCGCATCCCGCAGGACATCTCGGTAATGATCACCCAAGGGGTTGATACCGAACTTGGCTTCATCCTGATTGTCACAGCGGTTCTGCTGGTGATGGGCTTGGTGTTTGAAGCGCTTTCGATGGTGCTGATCATGACACCAGTGCTGTTGCCAGCCGCCCTTGCCCTTGGATTCGATCCGATCTGGTTTGGTGTTTACATGGTGATCATGGTCGAATGCGCCCTGATTACACCACCCGTCGGGCTTAACCTTTATGTGATCCAGTCGGTGGCAAAGGCCAGACTGGGCGAGGTTGCCCGGGGTGTTGCACCGTTCCTGCTGCTGATGTTTGCTTGTGCCGCCCTTTTGTATGTGTGGCACGATCTCGCCCTTTATATTCCCTTCAAGCTGTAAAGACCGATGACCAAAGTAAAATCACCTGCCGATACCCTACGCGCACTGCTTGCCACCGGTGATCTGATCACGATGCCCTGCTGCTTTGATGCACTTTCCGCCAAACTGATCGAACAGGAAGGATTTGGTCTGACCTTTATGTCGGGCTTTGCGACCTCTGCCGCACGGATTGGCGAACCTGATCTCGGCCTGATGTCCTATGGCGAGGTCCTTGATCAGGCCCGCAACATCACCGATGCAGTATCGATCCCCGTGATCGGCGATGGCGATACCGGCTATGGCAATGCGATGAATGTCAGGCGAACCGTCACAGGCTTTGCCAAGGCGGGCTGTGCGGCGGTCATGATCGAAGATCAACTGGCGCCCAAACGTTGCGGTCATACCAAGGGCAAGGAAGTCGTTGGCCGGGATGAGGCGTTTGACCGCATCAAGGCCGCCGTCGATGCCCGCGAAGCCGGGGCAGATATCCTGATCCTGGCCCGCACCGATGCACGTCATCAGCATGGCCTGACCGAGGCGATTGACCGTGCCGCGAAGTTCAAGGAACTCGGTGCCGACATCCTGTTTGTCGAGGCCCCGAAATCGGTCGATGAAATGCGCACCCTTTGTGCCGAACTTCCCGGTCCCAAGATGGCCAATATCGTGGAAGGCGGCGAAACCCCGGATCTGTCGCCCGAAGAACTCAAACAGATCGGCTATCAGATCGCAGCCTATCCGCTATCGCTGATGGCAGCCGCCATGAAGGCGATGGTCGAATGCCTGCAAACCATGAAGGTCGGCCAGCCGCGGGATGACAAACTGATGAGCTGGGCGGACCTGCGCCAACGCATCGGCTTTGATGACTATTACGACGTTTCGGAACGCTATGCGTCGTCCAGACGCGACGGCTAGGGCAGGGGAATGGTCATGGCTGATAAACATCACGGCGGTTGTCTGTGCGGGGCTGTGCGCTACGAAATCACGGGTGACTTTGATGCGTTCTTCCTGTGCCACTGCAAATATTGCCAAAAGGACACCGGCTCGGCCCATGCGGCCAATCTGTTTTCAGGCAAGTCAACGCTTAGCTGGCTTGCCGGACAGGAGCAGATAAAGTCCTTTACCGTTCCCGGTACGCGTCATGAAAAGGCATTCTGCCAAACATGCGGCTCAGCGCTTCCCTATACGCAGATGGCAGGAAAGCTCGTGGTTGTGCCTGCTGGCAGTCTCGACAGCCCGGTATCAATACGCCCAAACGCCCATATCATGCTGGGCAGCAAGGCAGCGTGGGATGACGGGCTTGATGAAATCGCAAAGCTTGATGGTCTTCCCGAATAACCATCCGAGCTGACACCAAAAGAAAACCCCGCAGCTATTCCTCTGTTGGAGGTGTAAATAAAGCGATTGTCGGTTTTACATTTTTTACCACGCGAGGAAGCGTCGGCCGACGGCAGCGCCGAATGCCGCCACGATGGCGACAGCAAAAGGATACCAAATCAGCAAAAAGAGGCCTGAGTCGTTTCGACAAGTAATCGTATAAGCCGTAGCTGCAAGAGCGCCCGCCAGCATGCCGACAATTGCTCCCACGCGCGTCGGAGCAACCGGGGCCCCAAGCCGCAGCAAACCGAAAATAATCAAAAGCGGTAGAAGTGAAGCGATGATGATGGTCAGCACACAGGATATGACAGCATATTCAGAAGCTCCCAACCACGATGCATTGGATTGATCTGTTGCGGCCCATAGAAGAATGATCGCTAGAGTGGGGGAAAATAGTATCCTTGATGCATTTTGGCGATCAGGTGAAATTGCGCGATACGTCATGTAAAGAGTTACGACAGCTAAGCTGAGCATGGCTGCAAGCTTGAAATATGTGGCTGGTTCGTGAAGTGCGGTGGTTAAATCGTTTCGCGCACCGAGCAGTAACAGGATTGCGGTAAAAAGAATTCCTACACTCATAACCGAACCAAGCACGAGCAAAAGTCCAAGCCGACTGGGCGAGAGATGAGCCGACTGACCTGCCTGTTTCGCAAGGGAGTTAATCAGCAAATCTGTTTTAGCCGTTTTCATGAAGTATCCCTGTTTGCACTAGTCTGAACGCGAGATCGTAAAAAGCCGACTTAAAGCACGGCTGAAAGTTACGCGGACTGCGGCTTCGCTACGATCAAGTTTTTCAGCCGTTGCTCGAACACTTTGACCCTCAAGTACGAGTGCTTTGACAACTTCGTGCTGTTGGGGGGGCAATTTTGCAAGGTTACGCTCCGCATCAATCGCCTTCGAAGGATCAGGTGTCGTCCCGATCATTTCGGTCAGCTCTTCAATTTCGATATCCGCATGTTTCGCCTTTTCCTGAAATAAACGTCGCACAGCATCGGTCAGTTTGTAGCGAACGATTCCTGCAAGCCAAGGCTTAAACGGACGATTGGAATCCCATGTATGGCGCTTGTTATGGAGGCCAATCAGAATTTCCTGAATGATGTCCTCGGTTTCTTGCGGATCAATCCCCATGCGTATCAGCTTTCCGGGAATTGTGCGGCGAAGGCTGCGGGCAATTTCGTCGAGCAAGTTGCTGTACGCACCGGTATCGCCCCGACGCTCGGCAAGCATTGCTTCTTCCCAACCGGTTTTACTTTGATTCAACGAATACTACCCAATGCAAAGGAAGTCAGGACCATAACATCGCAGTTTCGTGATCGCATGTGAACAGTGCCAATGTTTCATTAAGTGCTGCACACCCGAAAACTTATAGGAAGCGCATTTGAGACGCTTCAACAATCATAAAGGTGTGAATATGAAATCCATGATGATTAAAATCGCTGCGGCTGCTATTGCCGGTGTTCTGGGTATGGGCAATGCGTTCGCGCAAGACGCGACTGATACATTGATCCCGGCTCCCGTGAAGGCAGAAAACGTTGTTCTTGTCCATGGTGCGTGGGCAGACGGTTCTAGCTGGTCTAAGGTGATTCCAATTCTTCAAAAAGCAGGACTGAAAGTTACGGCGGTCCAGAACCGGTTGACGTCACTTGAAGATTCGAACGAGGATGTCCGCCGGGCGCTTGCACAGCAGGATGGTCCCACTGTTCTTGCAGGGCATTCTTGGAGTGGGACTGCGATCAGTGACGTCGGCGATGCGAAAAATGTATCTGCACTTGTTTACGTTGCAGCGCGCGCTCCACAGGCTGGTGAGGACTTTGTTGCTCTTCAGAAGACATTTCCCGATACCCCGGTTCGAGCCGGTGTTAAAAAGGTGGATGGCTTCACGACGGTTTCCGAAGACGCATTTCTGAAATACTTCGCCAATGGTATTCCTGAAAACGAAGCTAAAGTTTACTACGCGGTACAACAGCCAACTGCAGCTTCTTTATTTTCGGAAAAAACAGTGCACACTGCCTGGAAGAATAAGCCGAGTTTTTATGCCGTGGCGGCAAACGACATGACGATCTCGCCTGAATTCGAGCGCTTTCTTGCTAAACGGATGGGGGCTCAGACCGTCACGCTGGATGCAGGACATCTTCCGATGGTCTCCCATCCAATGGAGATTGCCAATTTGATCCTGAAAGCAGCAGGTCGTTAACAATAACTCGTACCGCAAAATACGCGGGATGGCTTCAAATTACGATATCGCCGATCACTAAAAGATCGGCGATATCCCATATAACCAAAAGAAACCCCCGCAGCCGATGGCTTGCGGGGGTTTCTTTTAAGTGGTGCCGGCAGAGAGACTCGAACTCCCAACCTTCTGATTACAAATCAGCTGCTCTACCAATTATAGCTATGCCGGCGTGAGCGGCGCGAACATAATCCGGGCCGCTGATGATTGCAAGAGTTTGAAGCACGGAAATTTACATCCCGTGAAAACGCCTCAAACGCGCGTGTTCGTGGGCTGTGACCTACTTGCGATACAGTTCGTAAAGCGCGACGGCGGCTGCGTTTGAAACATTAAGGCTTTCGATGCGATCCGACATCGGAAGCTTGACCAGAAAGTCGCAGCTTTCGCGCGTAAGACGACGAAGCCCTTCACCCTCGGATCCCATTACAATCCCGACACGGCCATGCAGTTTGGCTTCTGCTAATGTCTGTTCGGCATAGCCATCCATACCTGCCAGCCAGAAATGCGCACCCTTAAGCTTATCAAGCGTCTGGTTCAGGTTGCCGGCATGGATATAGGGAACGGTTTCAAGCGCGCCGCTGGCCGATTTGGCAAGCACGCCGGTTTCGGGCGGCGCATGACGGTCGGGTACGATAACCGCAGATGCGCCAAAGGCCGCCGCACTGCGCAGAATCGCGCCAACGTTATGCGGGTCGGTCACCTGATCAAGGATCAGAACCGTGCATTGTTCAGAATCGCGGTGATCGGCAATCAGTTCTTCGACAGAAAGCTGGGGCAGGGGGGCGCAATGCATGGCCATGCCCTGATGCACGGTGCCCGGCGGCAGCATTTCATCAAGGTCGGTGCGTCCGGCCGAATCTACTGCGATGTCATCGCGCTCGGCGTCGGCAAGCGCGGCCATGACTTCATCACGGGTGTTTTCGGTGGCCCAGATTTTGTGAATCGTGCGCTGCGGATTGGCAATTGCCATCATTACCGGGTGACGCCCAAATAGAATCAGGCGCGAATTGCCACCCGATCCGCCACCGTCACGACCGCGTTTTCGTCCGCGGCGCGAATTGCCTTCACGGTTTTCATCGCCTTGCGGGAGGGCATCGGGTGCCCCGTCACCTTGATGACGATTTCCTGAACGGGATTTATTGCGACGCGACATATGGCGGAAACCTCCGGGCCGTAGGGGACTGAATGCAGTTTGCTTCGTTTGATCGGCGAAACTTGGCGAACATATAGGAAAGGAAATACGATTTCGTGCTTTTTTTGCTGTTGACAGGGTAGGTGCCTTCGCCGTATTCCCTCCCTCGCCGCAACGAGGCCGGGGTCAAACCCGGGTGGCGTTACGACCCTGATGGAGGGGTGGCAGAGCGGTCAAATGCAGCGGACTGTAAATCCGCCGACTTAGTCTACGCAGGTTCGAATCCTGCCCCCTCCACCACTCTCTCGCCCTCGCGAGAGCTCGCAGCATAAATATGCGGGTGTAGCTCAATGGTAGAGCAGAAGCCTTCCAAGCTTACGACGAGGGTTCGATTCCCTTCACCCGCTCCATTATTCTTATGATGCAACCCGTCGGCTCGTGCGGTGGGTTACTACGTGTTTTTTTGGTTCGGATAATAGGATCTGAGGGCAATGGCCAAGGAAAAGTTTGAGCGTACAAAACCGCACGTTAACGTAGGCACCGTCGGCCACGTTGACCACGGTAAAACCACGCTGACCGCAGCAATCACCAAAGTTCTGGCAGAAGCCGGTGGCGCTTCGTTCCAGGACTACAACATGATCGACAAAGCACCGGAAGAGAAAGCTCGTGGTATCACGATCTCGACGGCGCACGTTGAGTATGAGACCGAGAACCGTCACTACGCACACGTCGACTGCCCGGGCCACGCTGACTATGTTAAAAACATGATCACTGGTGCGGCACAGATGGACGGCGGTATCCTCGTCGT from Thalassospira indica harbors:
- a CDS encoding alpha/beta fold hydrolase — translated: MRRFNNHKGVNMKSMMIKIAAAAIAGVLGMGNAFAQDATDTLIPAPVKAENVVLVHGAWADGSSWSKVIPILQKAGLKVTAVQNRLTSLEDSNEDVRRALAQQDGPTVLAGHSWSGTAISDVGDAKNVSALVYVAARAPQAGEDFVALQKTFPDTPVRAGVKKVDGFTTVSEDAFLKYFANGIPENEAKVYYAVQQPTAASLFSEKTVHTAWKNKPSFYAVAANDMTISPEFERFLAKRMGAQTVTLDAGHLPMVSHPMEIANLILKAAGR
- a CDS encoding GFA family protein; this translates as MADKHHGGCLCGAVRYEITGDFDAFFLCHCKYCQKDTGSAHAANLFSGKSTLSWLAGQEQIKSFTVPGTRHEKAFCQTCGSALPYTQMAGKLVVVPAGSLDSPVSIRPNAHIMLGSKAAWDDGLDEIAKLDGLPE
- a CDS encoding sigma-70 family RNA polymerase sigma factor; amino-acid sequence: MLAERRGDTGAYSNLLDEIARSLRRTIPGKLIRMGIDPQETEDIIQEILIGLHNKRHTWDSNRPFKPWLAGIVRYKLTDAVRRLFQEKAKHADIEIEELTEMIGTTPDPSKAIDAERNLAKLPPQQHEVVKALVLEGQSVRATAEKLDRSEAAVRVTFSRALSRLFTISRSD
- a CDS encoding NrsF family protein, with amino-acid sequence MKTAKTDLLINSLAKQAGQSAHLSPSRLGLLLVLGSVMSVGILFTAILLLLGARNDLTTALHEPATYFKLAAMLSLAVVTLYMTYRAISPDRQNASRILFSPTLAIILLWAATDQSNASWLGASEYAVISCVLTIIIASLLPLLIIFGLLRLGAPVAPTRVGAIVGMLAGALAATAYTITCRNDSGLFLLIWYPFAVAIVAAFGAAVGRRFLAW
- a CDS encoding isocitrate lyase/PEP mutase family protein, which translates into the protein MTKVKSPADTLRALLATGDLITMPCCFDALSAKLIEQEGFGLTFMSGFATSAARIGEPDLGLMSYGEVLDQARNITDAVSIPVIGDGDTGYGNAMNVRRTVTGFAKAGCAAVMIEDQLAPKRCGHTKGKEVVGRDEAFDRIKAAVDAREAGADILILARTDARHQHGLTEAIDRAAKFKELGADILFVEAPKSVDEMRTLCAELPGPKMANIVEGGETPDLSPEELKQIGYQIAAYPLSLMAAAMKAMVECLQTMKVGQPRDDKLMSWADLRQRIGFDDYYDVSERYASSRRDG
- the rlmB gene encoding 23S rRNA (guanosine(2251)-2'-O)-methyltransferase RlmB, which gives rise to MSRRNKSRSGNRHQGDGAPDALPQGDENREGNSRRGRKRGRDGGGSGGNSRLILFGRHPVMMAIANPQRTIHKIWATENTRDEVMAALADAERDDIAVDSAGRTDLDEMLPPGTVHQGMAMHCAPLPQLSVEELIADHRDSEQCTVLILDQVTDPHNVGAILRSAAAFGASAVIVPDRHAPPETGVLAKSASGALETVPYIHAGNLNQTLDKLKGAHFWLAGMDGYAEQTLAEAKLHGRVGIVMGSEGEGLRRLTRESCDFLVKLPMSDRIESLNVSNAAAVALYELYRK
- a CDS encoding TRAP transporter large permease, encoding MTIVLTLAAMFALLLMRVPVAFALGGLGLAMLILGGFSPLMAPQAVLSTLDGFILLAVPLFLLMSNILLRAGVGNDLFAAVSAWVGHWPGGLAVATILSCGVFAAISGSSVATAATIGTVAIPEMINRGYNKRFVYGLLAAGGTLGILIPPSIPMIIYGFVTEESVISLFLAGIGPGIALLVFFIIFSMIYARMGGQELEPKKDWAERKRATIRALPSVVLAVLIISGIYSGAFTPTEAAAIGFAAALIITGPIMRVLTWDALKKAVFDSMATTVAIILIIAGAKVFGKAITLYRIPQDISVMITQGVDTELGFILIVTAVLLVMGLVFEALSMVLIMTPVLLPAALALGFDPIWFGVYMVIMVECALITPPVGLNLYVIQSVAKARLGEVARGVAPFLLLMFACAALLYVWHDLALYIPFKL